From a single Gimesia fumaroli genomic region:
- a CDS encoding DUF1559 domain-containing protein, with translation MRPTNTSKGFTLIELLVVIAIIAILIALLLPAVQQAREAARRSTCKNNLKQLGLAFHNYLETHKVLPPGYIQTSLAARNEATWVSLILPFIDQANLYNTADFNACFGCTSVGGTNYELISNTIPMLQCPTDLPVPSLPYNVFARGNYAASNGIGPLISGYGLDPSPPARGAVGAFDQNSARKMRDFRDGSSNTIVVSELRKVENRIDFRGVLHYPEGPFIHHNFTPNSNVPDQLRTAFCDSNAKPACTGTYTAHNNRNLLYTARSLHTGGVHTLLGDGAVRFISENIDLTTWQNLGMLNDGNAISEF, from the coding sequence ATGAGACCGACAAATACCTCGAAGGGATTTACACTGATTGAACTATTGGTTGTTATCGCAATCATTGCCATTCTAATCGCCCTTTTGCTCCCGGCAGTTCAACAGGCACGCGAAGCAGCACGCAGAAGTACATGTAAAAATAACTTGAAGCAGCTGGGACTCGCTTTTCATAATTATCTGGAAACACATAAGGTACTGCCTCCGGGTTATATCCAAACAAGCCTGGCAGCCCGTAACGAAGCCACTTGGGTCTCATTAATACTCCCCTTTATTGATCAAGCGAATCTCTACAATACAGCAGACTTCAACGCCTGCTTTGGATGTACGAGCGTCGGCGGCACGAATTATGAGTTGATTTCAAACACGATTCCCATGCTGCAGTGTCCTACTGATCTGCCGGTTCCCTCGCTCCCCTACAATGTCTTCGCAAGAGGGAATTATGCTGCCAGCAATGGTATCGGTCCGCTCATCTCAGGTTATGGGCTGGATCCCAGTCCTCCCGCACGAGGTGCTGTTGGAGCCTTTGATCAGAATTCTGCCAGAAAAATGCGTGACTTCCGTGATGGCAGCAGCAATACCATCGTTGTTTCGGAACTGCGAAAAGTGGAAAATAGAATCGACTTTCGCGGTGTCTTACATTATCCCGAGGGTCCCTTTATCCACCATAACTTCACTCCGAATTCCAATGTTCCGGATCAATTGCGCACCGCTTTTTGTGACAGCAATGCCAAGCCGGCATGCACCGGAACATATACCGCACACAATAACCGTAATCTGCTTTATACCGCGCGAAGCCTGCACACAGGAGGCGTACACACTCTTCTGGGAGATGGCGCAGTTCGTTTTATCAGTGAAAATATCGATTTAACCACCTGGCAAAATCTAGGCATGCTGAATGACGGTAATGCCATCAGCGAATTTTGA
- a CDS encoding glycosyltransferase family 2 protein — protein MVGNALWPKSDRINQQNQSHAQPKVREDKISIVITARNNALFLAESIESALNQSLPCEVIYSDDCSFDDSITIANRYHDEGVVTLETPYHIGVCEARNRGAAQATGNYLLFLDGDDILPPDYVKEHWDAMTPTTPFVYGGAEAFGDFTTLWDAPEWKQGQLWLRNFINTSALWNRQAFETAGRWQNKINTMWDWDLALRGARLGAPALSKAILKYRQHTSSWSANIQTKYEKRQEILLPQMRRACARLSVGSIISGRLASFFPEWMSAVAQSVNLINSQEPVELVLLDNSRNENTLSLMRAETNRYRNTFETIRIIPHPVSFSFSNEKERRDQVAKFMAHSCNRLSVEMRGDVHWLIEDDILLPLEAGANLMNQLTDGWVPPNAVSGCYRSRHTESQFVGGHFDDYHLVNAFTEIGTEATPVDYCGTGCLMFWRDRTPRYWDSHYQHAPAHDWEWCARVKQSEGEILMLPSVHCGHVKTPEDILY, from the coding sequence ATGGTAGGTAATGCACTCTGGCCGAAATCGGACAGAATCAATCAACAGAATCAGTCTCATGCGCAACCGAAAGTTCGTGAAGACAAAATCAGTATTGTGATCACCGCCAGAAATAACGCCTTATTCCTGGCAGAGTCCATTGAATCGGCTTTGAATCAAAGCCTGCCTTGTGAAGTCATCTATTCGGATGATTGCAGCTTTGATGATTCAATCACGATTGCTAACCGCTATCACGACGAGGGAGTCGTCACTCTCGAAACACCTTACCACATCGGAGTCTGCGAAGCGCGAAACCGCGGTGCTGCACAAGCAACAGGAAACTACCTCTTATTTTTAGATGGAGATGATATCCTCCCACCAGATTATGTCAAAGAACACTGGGATGCCATGACACCAACAACTCCTTTTGTTTATGGAGGCGCTGAAGCATTTGGAGATTTTACAACCCTCTGGGATGCTCCCGAATGGAAACAAGGTCAGCTCTGGTTGAGAAATTTCATAAATACTTCCGCCTTATGGAACCGACAGGCTTTTGAGACGGCTGGTCGCTGGCAAAACAAAATCAATACCATGTGGGACTGGGACCTGGCATTGCGAGGTGCAAGACTGGGTGCTCCCGCATTGAGTAAGGCAATCCTGAAATACCGACAGCATACAAGTTCCTGGTCTGCGAATATTCAAACCAAGTATGAAAAACGACAGGAAATCCTGCTACCACAAATGCGCCGCGCGTGTGCCAGACTCAGCGTAGGATCCATCATCAGTGGCAGGCTTGCCAGCTTTTTTCCAGAGTGGATGTCGGCGGTTGCCCAATCCGTCAATCTGATCAATTCGCAGGAACCGGTCGAACTGGTCCTGTTGGATAATTCCAGGAATGAGAATACCCTTTCACTCATGAGAGCTGAAACGAACCGATATCGGAATACTTTCGAAACGATCAGAATTATCCCCCATCCTGTTTCTTTCTCTTTTTCAAATGAAAAAGAACGCAGGGATCAGGTAGCAAAGTTTATGGCCCACTCCTGTAACCGCCTGAGTGTGGAAATGAGAGGAGACGTGCACTGGCTGATCGAAGACGATATCCTGCTCCCACTGGAAGCGGGAGCAAATCTGATGAATCAGCTGACTGATGGCTGGGTCCCCCCCAATGCCGTTAGCGGCTGCTATCGAAGCCGACATACGGAATCACAATTTGTGGGCGGACATTTTGACGACTATCACCTGGTCAACGCGTTTACTGAAATTGGCACAGAGGCCACACCCGTGGATTATTGCGGAACGGGTTGCCTGATGTTCTGGAGAGACCGAACGCCCCGCTATTGGGACAGCCATTATCAGCACGCGCCAGCACACGACTGGGAATGGTGTGCCCGAGTCAAACAATCAGAGGGTGAGATCCTGATGCTGCCCTCAGTCCATTGTGGCCACGTCAAAACACCCGAAGACATTCTCTATTGA
- a CDS encoding serine/threonine-protein kinase, translating into MEKCISESLLVQYLVNELDEEVGDLVRDHLNQCSLCQTKAETLSDDIELKEWHECHQRQQGKDDLQTYPFSEDRLDRLFNSTVSSIQQSKPFSPQSPASHNQKNNSSINQSNSASFNRKLHQDTLRVIGSYHLIKKIGQGGMGVVYQAIHAHLKKQVVLKLLLNNDWENSNQSLRFYREMELVGQLDHPNIVKATDAGETDDTCFLVMEYLEGHDLKKILKTERSLSITAACSILRQAANGFQYIHNNNLIHRDIKPSNLFLTTEGKIKILDLGLAGLSHSETSFSDLTDSNCIMGSAYYMAPEQAMSVKTIDQRSDIYSLGCTFYQLLTGRLPFKRNTPVETIIAHREDIAPRLSDYLSDVPETLEELFQSMIQKDPNDRIQTMAEVVKKVDDFMEQEQDSLLHEASDTSLTHSQELIRLCQNTDLSPPVEALSQYSSTLFQPTHRFWNKKNILLLIMGIALLNAGLFYFIRFDQIPPPVSNIPKISPEEAQNQRAAALWALEHECELTLLLANGVKVQVNNTSEGLPKDDFQIITLKLYHNQPLDENALSLLKNIKSLNELRLDDCVLGDNALAPIKGLTSLTVLDIHHTKLTDKGLSHISELKNLKTLSIKLNPDLTDTGLQVLNQLPRLEDVDLARLNITDKGITFIQNNSNLTKLNISETNVSDASVPYLIALEELESLRIKKTAISEKGIEQIRNAFKDHDPVRLD; encoded by the coding sequence ATGGAAAAATGCATCTCGGAAAGTCTGTTAGTCCAGTATCTCGTCAATGAACTTGACGAAGAAGTAGGCGACCTTGTCAGAGATCATCTGAATCAATGTTCCCTCTGCCAGACAAAAGCAGAAACACTCTCGGATGATATTGAACTCAAAGAATGGCACGAATGCCACCAGCGACAACAAGGGAAAGATGATTTACAAACTTATCCCTTTAGCGAAGATCGATTAGACCGACTCTTCAATTCTACCGTCTCCTCGATCCAACAATCGAAGCCATTCTCTCCCCAAAGCCCCGCGTCTCACAACCAGAAAAACAACTCGTCGATTAACCAGAGTAACAGCGCGTCGTTCAATAGAAAGCTGCATCAAGACACACTCAGAGTGATTGGCAGCTATCATTTAATTAAAAAAATCGGCCAGGGAGGCATGGGGGTTGTCTACCAGGCAATTCATGCCCATTTAAAAAAACAAGTCGTCCTCAAACTATTGCTCAACAATGACTGGGAAAACTCAAACCAGTCCCTGCGATTCTATCGCGAAATGGAACTGGTCGGACAACTGGACCATCCGAATATTGTGAAGGCCACAGATGCAGGTGAGACAGACGACACCTGTTTTCTGGTCATGGAATATTTAGAAGGCCATGACCTGAAAAAAATCCTGAAAACAGAGCGATCACTCTCAATCACAGCGGCATGTTCAATCTTGCGACAAGCTGCCAACGGTTTTCAGTATATTCACAACAATAATTTGATCCATAGAGATATCAAACCGTCAAATCTGTTTTTGACGACCGAGGGTAAAATTAAAATTCTTGACCTGGGCCTGGCAGGGCTCAGTCACTCCGAAACGTCATTCAGCGATCTGACTGATAGCAATTGTATCATGGGTAGCGCCTACTATATGGCCCCCGAACAGGCAATGAGTGTTAAAACAATTGATCAACGTTCGGATATATATAGCCTGGGCTGCACGTTCTACCAACTGCTCACGGGGCGACTTCCGTTCAAAAGAAATACTCCTGTCGAAACGATCATTGCACACCGAGAAGACATCGCGCCGCGATTATCCGATTACCTGTCGGACGTTCCCGAGACACTGGAAGAACTATTCCAGTCAATGATCCAAAAAGATCCGAACGACAGAATTCAAACGATGGCCGAAGTCGTCAAAAAAGTGGACGACTTCATGGAACAGGAACAGGACTCACTTTTACATGAAGCTTCAGACACCAGCCTGACACATAGCCAGGAACTGATCCGGCTGTGCCAGAATACCGATTTATCCCCTCCCGTTGAGGCTTTGAGCCAGTACTCTAGTACTCTGTTTCAACCAACACATCGGTTTTGGAACAAAAAAAACATACTCCTGTTGATTATGGGAATTGCATTGTTGAATGCAGGACTGTTTTATTTCATCCGATTCGATCAAATCCCACCTCCTGTATCTAACATCCCCAAAATTTCACCGGAAGAGGCTCAGAACCAACGAGCAGCAGCCCTTTGGGCTTTAGAACATGAATGTGAACTCACTCTGCTCCTGGCAAATGGTGTAAAAGTCCAGGTTAACAATACGTCAGAAGGTTTACCCAAGGATGATTTTCAAATCATTACGCTTAAGCTTTACCACAATCAGCCTTTGGACGAAAACGCTCTGTCTCTCTTAAAGAATATTAAGAGCCTGAATGAACTTCGGTTAGATGACTGCGTACTTGGTGATAATGCACTTGCCCCCATCAAAGGTCTCACTTCACTGACTGTATTGGATATTCATCATACCAAGCTGACAGACAAAGGCTTATCCCATATCAGCGAGTTAAAAAATCTAAAAACGCTTTCTATTAAATTAAATCCCGATCTGACTGATACAGGACTGCAAGTTCTGAATCAACTGCCCCGCTTAGAAGATGTTGATCTGGCCAGACTGAATATCACAGACAAAGGTATTACGTTTATCCAGAACAATTCAAATTTGACCAAGCTGAATATATCAGAAACAAACGTCAGTGATGCCTCTGTACCTTATCTCATCGCACTTGAAGAACTAGAGTCTCTACGCATCAAGAAAACTGCGATTTCAGAAAAAGGTATCGAACAGATCAGGAACGCCTTTAAAGATCATGACCCCGTCCGACTTGATTAA
- a CDS encoding sigma-70 family RNA polymerase sigma factor — MNYGSDWPSTHITLLNRVRVPTDSEAWREFVKIYGPLIYNYCRKFRLNDCDSEDVCQEVFRQISTSLNSFEYNQKLGRFRSWLGTVTYHEICHFFKKNQRFKNQSGANGLQEFIYEQPGEIDAMWSDDFCSHIYTIALENIRPDFDEKTWRAFELTWIKDQPPKVAASELSTDITWIYKAKFLVQKKLKEEIQRLSFDSVVFQR, encoded by the coding sequence ATGAATTACGGCTCCGATTGGCCATCAACACATATCACTCTCTTGAATCGTGTGCGTGTTCCCACAGATTCAGAAGCATGGAGAGAGTTTGTGAAAATATATGGGCCTTTAATCTATAACTACTGTCGCAAATTTCGATTAAACGACTGCGACTCTGAAGATGTCTGCCAGGAAGTATTCCGCCAAATCAGCACATCGCTCAATTCTTTTGAATACAATCAAAAACTGGGACGATTTCGATCATGGCTGGGCACTGTCACTTATCATGAAATCTGCCATTTTTTCAAAAAAAACCAGCGATTTAAGAATCAATCAGGAGCAAATGGACTCCAGGAATTCATCTATGAACAACCAGGAGAAATTGATGCGATGTGGTCAGATGATTTTTGCAGCCATATCTACACCATCGCTCTCGAAAACATTCGACCTGATTTTGATGAAAAAACCTGGAGAGCCTTTGAATTGACCTGGATCAAAGATCAGCCCCCCAAAGTAGCAGCGAGTGAGTTGTCTACTGATATCACCTGGATCTACAAAGCAAAATTTCTGGTACAAAAAAAACTGAAGGAGGAAATCCAACGACTTTCTTTTGATAGCGTTGTATTTCAAAGATAG
- a CDS encoding MarR family winged helix-turn-helix transcriptional regulator, protein MARGKLQQELRKKQPFASPEQEAILNILRTSDVFHNQFGKLFREYGLTPSQYNVLRILRGEGKPMPSLEIASRMVQVVPAITGLLDRLQAQDLIERKRCTEDRRVVYIQITAKALKLLKKIDDPDLCLHRKLIGHLSSDELAELSRLLEKARTSLTTSAEN, encoded by the coding sequence ATGGCACGTGGTAAATTACAACAGGAACTCAGAAAGAAACAACCTTTTGCTTCACCAGAGCAAGAAGCGATTCTGAATATCCTGCGCACCAGCGATGTCTTTCATAATCAATTTGGCAAATTATTTCGTGAGTATGGCCTGACACCTTCCCAATATAACGTTCTTCGAATATTGCGTGGTGAAGGAAAACCGATGCCTTCCCTGGAAATTGCCAGTCGAATGGTACAAGTCGTACCAGCGATCACCGGATTGCTTGACCGTCTGCAGGCTCAAGACCTGATTGAACGAAAGCGGTGCACCGAGGATCGGCGGGTTGTTTATATTCAAATAACCGCCAAAGCATTGAAACTGTTGAAAAAAATTGACGATCCTGATCTTTGCCTGCATCGCAAATTGATCGGTCATTTGAGTTCAGATGAACTGGCTGAACTCAGTCGGCTTTTAGAAAAAGCACGCACCTCCCTCACAACGTCAGCCGAAAACTAA
- a CDS encoding XylR family transcriptional regulator, with amino-acid sequence MSRSATPQVALFIETSKTFGRGILQGISTYSRTHGPWSVYIDEWGPATTLPDWMKQWEGDGIIARVRSQQMSERLQQSGVPIVDTLQQVPDLELPGVYSDDTEIAQMAFEHLRDRHIRHFAFVGVERANWSMRRRNAFAEIARQQGFECEIYSPLSRRRFVESWNGGQEDLADWLESLPKPVGLMAAHDLRALCVLDACRRRGIAVPEQVAVLGVDNDDVFCEVIDPPLTSISHQAGQVGFQAAALLDRLMQGKAAPAQPLMLPPRKLVPRRSTDIIAVDDVAIASALEFIRRNACATINVTLIARHVNLSRRSLERRFMKLTGKTPHQIIAEERLRRAKQLLIDTDFTLEQIATMAGFSSAAYLSVVIKEHEECTPTEFRHKANQSGN; translated from the coding sequence ATGTCCCGTTCTGCTACACCTCAGGTTGCCCTGTTCATTGAAACGTCAAAAACATTCGGCCGTGGAATTTTACAAGGCATTTCAACGTATTCACGAACACATGGGCCCTGGTCTGTGTACATTGATGAATGGGGACCAGCGACAACACTCCCCGACTGGATGAAACAGTGGGAAGGAGACGGCATTATTGCCCGAGTGCGTTCGCAACAGATGTCAGAACGGCTTCAGCAATCAGGTGTCCCGATCGTGGATACGTTACAGCAAGTGCCTGACCTGGAACTGCCCGGCGTTTATTCCGACGATACCGAGATCGCACAAATGGCGTTTGAACATTTACGGGATCGCCACATAAGGCACTTTGCTTTTGTAGGAGTGGAGCGGGCCAACTGGTCAATGCGTCGTCGGAATGCTTTCGCAGAGATAGCACGCCAGCAGGGATTCGAATGCGAAATTTATTCCCCCCTGTCACGCCGACGTTTTGTCGAAAGCTGGAATGGTGGTCAGGAGGATCTGGCAGACTGGCTGGAATCACTGCCGAAACCGGTAGGCTTAATGGCAGCACATGATTTACGTGCTTTATGCGTTCTGGATGCCTGCCGCCGTCGCGGGATCGCGGTTCCGGAACAGGTTGCTGTTCTCGGAGTTGATAACGATGATGTCTTTTGTGAAGTGATTGACCCACCTCTCACCAGTATTTCGCATCAGGCAGGACAGGTTGGATTTCAGGCAGCTGCCCTGCTCGACCGCTTGATGCAAGGTAAAGCTGCACCGGCTCAACCTCTCATGCTGCCGCCCCGAAAACTGGTGCCTCGCAGATCAACCGACATCATTGCTGTAGACGACGTCGCCATCGCCTCGGCTCTGGAATTCATCCGACGCAATGCCTGCGCGACAATCAATGTGACCTTAATCGCACGACATGTGAATCTCTCCCGACGTTCGCTGGAACGCCGCTTTATGAAGCTGACGGGAAAAACACCTCATCAGATCATCGCAGAAGAACGGCTTCGCCGCGCGAAACAACTTTTGATTGACACTGACTTCACACTCGAACAAATCGCTACGATGGCGGGGTTTTCCAGTGCCGCCTATCTGAGCGTGGTAATCAAAGAGCATGAAGAATGCACACCAACAGAATTTCGCCATAAAGCGAACCAGTCGGGAAATTAA